A segment of the Actinomycetota bacterium genome:
TGGTGATCGCCTTGGTCGAGTTCCCCACGGCGTCGAGGCCGGTCAGGATCTCGGCCGGCCGGCCCTCGAACTCTCCCGACATCTCCGCGATCCCCTGGGCGTTGTCCGAGATCGGGCCGTAGGTATCCATCGACACGATCACGCCGACGGTGGTGAGCATCCCCATGCCGGTCAGCGAGATGAAGTACAGACGCTCGGAAATGGTGTCGCCCAACGCGAAAGCGCCGATGATCGCGCCGGCGACCGCCAGGAGCGCCCACACGGTGGACTCCATCCCGACCGAGAAACCGGACAGGATGGTGGTGGCCGGGCCGGTCTGCGATGCGTCGGCGATCTCTTGCACCGGCTTGCGCGTGGTCGAGGTGTAGTGCTCGGTGAGGACCTGGATCACGCTCGACAGGAGCAAGCCGATGACGACCGCCCAGAACACCCTCAGGTCGCCGTTCGGATGCGCGTCGGTCTTGACGTAGAGCTTGGCCACGACGAACGTCGCGCCCGCGCTCAGCAACGCCGAGGCGAAGAACCCCCGGTTGATCGCCTTCATCCCGTGCTCCTCCTCGGAGCGCGGGCGCACCATGTAGATGCCGATGATCGAGGTGATGACGCCGATCGCGCGGACGAACAGCGGGAACATGACGCCGAGGATCGCGAACTTGGTGCCGTCGGGACCCGACGTCGTGAACGCGGCGGCCCCGAGGATGATCGACGCGACCAGCGTCACCTCATACGACTCGAAGAGATCGGCCGCCATCCCTGCGCAGTCGCCGACGTTGTCGCCGACGTTGTCGGCGATCGTCGCAGCGTTGCGAGGGTCGTCCTCGGGGATGCCCTTCTCGACCTTGCCGACCAGGTCGGCGCCGACGTCTGCCGCCTTGGTGAAGATGCCTCCGCCGACCCGCATGAACATGGCGAGAAGCGCGCCGCCAAAGCCGAACCCGACCAGAACCTGCGCCGCGTCGGCCTTGTAGATGAGGAGCACGACCGTAGCGCCCAGCAGCCCGAGCCCGACGGTGAACATCCCGGCGACGCCGCCGGCACGGAACGCGATGGTGAGTGCGCGGCGCAGTCCCGACTCGCGGGCTGCGTTGGCGACGCGGACGTTCGCGCGGACGGCCAGCGACATGCCGATGAACCCGGTCAGCGCACTGAAGCCGGCACCGATGATGAACGCGACCGATCGACCGAACCGCAGCGCGAACTCGGAGTGCTCCGCATCATTCGGAACCGGCAGAACGAAGAACAGGAAGATGAAAAGCAGCCCGATGAAGACGCCCACGGTGCGGAACTGGCGGTTGAGGTAGGCGCTCGCACCCTCCTGGATCGCCTTCGCGATCTCGATCATCTTGGGCGTGCCCTCGGGGTGTTTGAGAACGCCCTTCACCAAGACGTAGGCCACGGCGAGCGCGAGGAACGAGATGCCGAGGATCACCCAAAGTGCGTTGTTCTCGAGCGTTCGGAAGGTGGCTTCGATCTTGCCGCCTTCCTGAGCAAGCACGACCGGCATATGACCTCCTGCGAAGAGAAAGGGCCCGTAAACCTCGGAAAGGTGCCGGAGGATGCTATCCCGCGT
Coding sequences within it:
- a CDS encoding sodium-translocating pyrophosphatase — protein: MPVVLAQEGGKIEATFRTLENNALWVILGISFLALAVAYVLVKGVLKHPEGTPKMIEIAKAIQEGASAYLNRQFRTVGVFIGLLFIFLFFVLPVPNDAEHSEFALRFGRSVAFIIGAGFSALTGFIGMSLAVRANVRVANAARESGLRRALTIAFRAGGVAGMFTVGLGLLGATVVLLIYKADAAQVLVGFGFGGALLAMFMRVGGGIFTKAADVGADLVGKVEKGIPEDDPRNAATIADNVGDNVGDCAGMAADLFESYEVTLVASIILGAAAFTTSGPDGTKFAILGVMFPLFVRAIGVITSIIGIYMVRPRSEEEHGMKAINRGFFASALLSAGATFVVAKLYVKTDAHPNGDLRVFWAVVIGLLLSSVIQVLTEHYTSTTRKPVQEIADASQTGPATTILSGFSVGMESTVWALLAVAGAIIGAFALGDTISERLYFISLTGMGMLTTVGVIVSMDTYGPISDNAQGIAEMSGEFEGRPAEILTGLDAVGNSTKAITKGMAIATAVIAATSLFGSFREILIENDAWPGGIRIDQPDVLVGLLIGGAVAFLFASLAIRAVGRAASQVVVEVRKQFRDHPGIMDYTEKPDYAAVVDICTKTSLRELMTPGLLAVITPIVVGFALQAEALGAYLAGVILSGQLLAVMLSNAGGAWDNAKKLVEEGLYGGKGSESHKATVIGDTVGDPFKDTAGPALNPLIKVMNLVALLIVPMIVTNSDNDGLRIVVPIVGVIILGLAITYSKRQKVEKLVPSEAEAAAATAK